From Pseudomonas sp. LS1212, the proteins below share one genomic window:
- the thiO gene encoding glycine oxidase ThiO: protein MAKQVVIVGGGVIGLLTAFNLAKEVQSVVVLDRGALGQESSWAGGGIVSPLYPWRYSAAVTALAHWSQDFYPQLGERLFAATGVDPEVHTTGLYWLDLEGEQEALAWAAREQRPLSAVDMSATYDAVPALGPGFNRAIYMADVANVRNPRLVKSLKAALQAMPNVSLKEHCEVTGFIRDGERICGVRTAAGDVPGDRVVLTAGAWSGELLRPLGLDLPVEPVKGQMILYNCAEDFLPSMVLAKGRYAIPRRDGHILIGSTLEHAGFDKTPTEVALESLKASAIELLPALAQASPVAHWAGLRPGSPEGIPYIGPVPGREGLWLNCGHYRNGLVLAPASCQLFADLLLERAPIIDPAPYAPDGRLGAIQA, encoded by the coding sequence ATGGCAAAGCAAGTAGTGATTGTCGGTGGCGGGGTGATCGGCCTGCTGACAGCGTTCAATCTGGCGAAAGAAGTCCAGAGCGTGGTCGTGCTCGATCGCGGTGCGCTCGGGCAGGAGTCTTCCTGGGCCGGTGGCGGGATTGTCTCGCCGCTCTATCCCTGGCGTTATAGCGCGGCGGTTACCGCCCTGGCGCATTGGTCCCAGGATTTTTATCCACAGCTGGGCGAGCGCCTGTTCGCGGCTACCGGGGTCGATCCCGAAGTGCATACGACCGGCCTCTACTGGCTGGACCTGGAAGGCGAGCAGGAGGCGCTGGCCTGGGCTGCGCGCGAGCAAAGACCGTTGAGCGCAGTGGACATGTCCGCGACCTACGATGCGGTGCCTGCGCTGGGGCCCGGCTTCAATCGGGCCATTTACATGGCGGACGTGGCCAACGTGCGCAACCCGCGCCTGGTGAAATCCCTCAAGGCTGCGCTGCAGGCCATGCCCAACGTCAGCCTCAAAGAGCATTGCGAGGTCACCGGCTTCATTCGCGACGGTGAGCGCATCTGCGGCGTACGGACCGCGGCTGGCGATGTTCCGGGTGATCGTGTGGTGCTGACTGCTGGCGCCTGGAGTGGCGAACTGCTGCGCCCGCTTGGCCTTGACCTGCCGGTGGAGCCGGTAAAAGGCCAGATGATTCTGTACAATTGCGCTGAAGATTTCTTGCCGAGCATGGTTCTGGCCAAGGGCCGCTATGCGATTCCACGTCGCGACGGGCACATTCTGATCGGCAGCACCCTGGAGCATGCCGGTTTCGACAAGACGCCGACCGAGGTCGCCCTGGAAAGCCTCAAGGCTTCGGCCATCGAGTTGCTGCCGGCCTTGGCACAAGCGAGCCCTGTCGCCCACTGGGCGGGCTTGCGACCGGGTTCGCCGGAGGGTATCCCGTACATCGGGCCGGTACCCGGGCGCGAAGGGTTGTGGTTGAACTGCGGGCACTATCGCAATGGTCTGGTGCTGGCCCCGGCCTCGTGCCAGCTGTTTGCCGACCTGCTGCTCGAGCGCGCGCCGATCATCGATCCGGCGCCTTATGCGCCCGACGGGCGACTAGGCGCAATCCAGGCCTAA
- a CDS encoding outer membrane protein assembly factor BamD, with amino-acid sequence MQVKHLLLIAILGLTAACSSKEVVDENLSEAELYQQAQADLDNESYTSATSKLKALESRYPFGRYADQAQLELIYANYKNAEPEAAKSAAERFIRLHPQHPNVDYAYYLKGLTSFDQDRGLLARFLPLDMTKRDPGAARDSYNEFAQLTSRFPNSRYSPDAKQRMIYLRNLLASYEIHVADYYLTRQAYVAAANRGRYVVENFQETPSVGDGLAVMVEAYQRLHLDELAATSLETLKLNYPNHPSLVDGQFVPRQEEADNRGWLSKATLGLIETETPLPPGETRANQDVIKQYEDAKEAIPPELLPKEGDESDAEEKEDPEAESSSEDRSWFSYMTFGVFD; translated from the coding sequence ATGCAAGTGAAACACCTGCTGCTGATCGCCATCCTCGGACTCACCGCTGCCTGTTCGTCGAAGGAAGTCGTCGACGAAAACCTGAGCGAGGCCGAGCTGTACCAGCAGGCGCAGGCCGACCTGGACAACGAAAGCTATACCAGCGCCACTAGCAAGCTAAAGGCCCTGGAATCGCGCTACCCGTTCGGTCGCTATGCCGACCAGGCGCAGCTGGAGCTGATCTACGCGAACTACAAGAACGCCGAGCCCGAGGCTGCCAAGTCCGCTGCCGAGCGCTTCATTCGCCTGCATCCGCAGCACCCTAACGTCGATTACGCCTACTACCTCAAGGGCCTGACGTCTTTCGACCAGGACCGTGGCCTACTTGCGCGCTTCCTGCCGCTGGACATGACCAAGCGTGACCCGGGCGCTGCCCGCGACTCTTATAACGAGTTCGCCCAGCTCACCAGCCGCTTCCCCAACAGCCGTTATTCGCCTGACGCCAAGCAACGCATGATTTATCTGCGTAACCTGCTGGCATCCTACGAAATTCACGTAGCCGACTACTACCTGACCCGTCAGGCCTATGTCGCGGCGGCCAACCGTGGCCGTTACGTGGTGGAAAACTTCCAGGAAACACCATCGGTCGGCGACGGCCTGGCGGTGATGGTCGAGGCCTACCAGCGCCTGCACCTGGACGAACTGGCAGCCACCAGCCTGGAAACCCTGAAGCTGAACTACCCGAACCATCCGAGCCTGGTCGATGGCCAGTTCGTACCGCGACAAGAGGAAGCCGACAACCGTGGCTGGTTGTCCAAGGCGACCCTGGGCCTGATCGAGACCGAAACGCCGCTGCCACCGGGCGAAACCCGCGCCAACCAGGATGTGATCAAGCAGTACGAAGACGCCAAGGAAGCGATTCCGCCTGAATTGCTGCCTAAAGAAGGCGACGAAAGCGACGCCGAAGAAAAAGAGGATCCCGAAGCTGAAAGCAGTAGCGAGGACCGCTCGTGGTTCAGCTACATGACCTTTGGTGTTTTTGACTGA
- the lspA gene encoding signal peptidase II has protein sequence MPNATAGRFGRLSWLWLSVLVLVLDQASKFYFESSLSLYQQIVVIPDYFSWTLAYNTGAAFSFLADSSGWQRWLFALIALVVSVVLVIWLKRLGRSETWLAVALALVLGGALGNLYDRVVLGHVIDFILVHWQNRWYFPAFNIADSAISVGAVMLALDMFKSKKTGEAVHD, from the coding sequence ATGCCTAATGCCACTGCCGGGCGCTTCGGGCGCCTGAGCTGGCTCTGGTTGAGCGTGCTGGTCCTGGTCCTCGACCAGGCCAGCAAGTTCTACTTCGAGAGCTCGCTGAGCCTGTACCAGCAGATCGTGGTCATTCCCGATTACTTCAGCTGGACCCTGGCCTACAACACCGGCGCGGCCTTCAGCTTCCTGGCCGACAGTTCCGGCTGGCAGCGCTGGCTGTTCGCCCTGATCGCCCTGGTGGTCAGTGTCGTGCTGGTGATCTGGCTCAAGCGCCTAGGCCGCAGCGAGACCTGGCTGGCCGTGGCGCTGGCGCTGGTCCTGGGCGGCGCGCTGGGTAATCTGTATGACCGCGTTGTGCTCGGTCATGTGATCGATTTCATTCTGGTGCACTGGCAGAACCGCTGGTACTTCCCGGCGTTCAATATCGCCGACAGCGCGATTTCGGTGGGTGCGGTGATGCTGGCGCTGGATATGTTCAAAAGTAAAAAGACCGGAGAAGCCGTTCATGACTGA
- the pilV gene encoding type IV pilus modification protein PilV, with the protein MMRARHQCGVTLIEVLVSLFILAIGLLGAAAIQLNALKYTDSSLMSSQASFIAYDMMDRIRANPDADYNFSALASVPSSVTGSDARLQDFHDFKINISNFAGAAAAGRISVVNRQVTITIDWDDSRAGGGPQTFTLVSRVAVDPPGARR; encoded by the coding sequence ATGATGCGTGCGAGACACCAATGTGGGGTGACGTTGATCGAGGTGCTGGTCTCGCTGTTCATACTCGCAATCGGCCTGCTGGGAGCTGCCGCGATCCAGCTCAATGCCTTGAAATACACCGACAGTTCGCTGATGAGCAGCCAGGCCAGCTTCATCGCTTACGACATGATGGACAGAATCCGCGCCAACCCTGATGCCGATTACAATTTCAGCGCCTTGGCCAGTGTGCCTTCCAGTGTCACTGGCAGTGATGCCAGGCTGCAGGACTTCCACGACTTCAAGATCAACATCAGCAACTTTGCCGGCGCCGCGGCAGCAGGGCGTATTAGTGTGGTCAACCGGCAGGTGACCATCACCATCGACTGGGACGACTCCCGGGCCGGTGGCGGGCCCCAGACGTTTACCCTGGTCAGCCGGGTGGCGGTCGATCCACCGGGGGCGAGGCGATGA
- the rluD gene encoding 23S rRNA pseudouridine(1911/1915/1917) synthase RluD: protein MSEIIQLRAEVPSELGGQRLDQVAAQLFAEHSRSRLSAWIKEGRLTVDGGVLRPRDIVHGGAILDLNAEQEAQGEWVAQDIELDIVYEDDDILVINKPAGLVVHPAAGHADGTLLNALLHHVPDIVNVPRAGIVHRLDKDTTGLMVVAKTIQAQTQLVAQLQSRTVSRIYECIVIGVVTAGGKINAPIGRHGQQRQRMAVMEGGKQAVSHYRVLERFRSHTHVRVKLETGRTHQIRVHMAHINFPLVGDQAYGGRFRIPPAASATMVDALKTFPRQALHARFLELDHPTTGKRMSWESPLPDDFVWLLSLLKQDREAFVG from the coding sequence ATGTCCGAGATCATACAACTTCGCGCAGAGGTGCCGTCCGAACTGGGCGGGCAACGCCTCGATCAAGTCGCCGCACAATTGTTCGCCGAGCACTCGCGCTCGCGCCTTTCCGCCTGGATCAAAGAGGGCCGCCTGACTGTGGACGGAGGCGTCCTGCGCCCGCGTGACATCGTTCATGGTGGCGCCATCCTTGACCTCAACGCCGAGCAGGAAGCCCAGGGCGAGTGGGTTGCCCAGGACATCGAGCTGGACATCGTCTACGAAGACGACGATATCCTGGTCATCAACAAGCCTGCGGGCCTGGTGGTGCACCCGGCTGCCGGTCACGCCGACGGTACGCTGCTCAATGCCCTGCTGCATCACGTACCGGACATCGTCAATGTTCCGCGCGCTGGTATCGTCCATCGCCTGGACAAGGACACCACCGGTCTGATGGTAGTGGCCAAGACGATTCAGGCCCAGACCCAGCTGGTCGCCCAGCTGCAGAGCCGCACGGTCAGCCGCATCTATGAATGCATCGTGATTGGCGTGGTGACCGCCGGGGGCAAGATCAACGCCCCGATCGGCCGTCATGGCCAACAGCGCCAGCGCATGGCGGTGATGGAAGGCGGCAAGCAGGCGGTGAGTCATTACCGGGTGCTGGAGCGCTTCCGTTCGCACACCCATGTGCGGGTCAAGCTGGAAACCGGTCGGACTCACCAGATCCGTGTGCACATGGCCCACATCAACTTCCCGCTGGTCGGGGACCAGGCCTATGGCGGGCGCTTCCGCATTCCGCCGGCCGCCAGTGCGACCATGGTCGATGCGCTCAAGACGTTCCCGCGCCAGGCCCTGCACGCGCGTTTCCTCGAGTTGGATCATCCGACGACCGGTAAACGCATGAGCTGGGAATCGCCCTTGCCGGACGATTTCGTCTGGCTGCTGTCGCTGCTCAAGCAGGACCGCGAGGCGTTTGTCGGGTGA
- a CDS encoding PilX N-terminal domain-containing pilus assembly protein, translating into MKITEGSLHQAQKGMALVVSLIFLLLLTLIGVSSMQNATLQEKMAGSVKLRNESFQIAEAALRAGETAVQSAGFNLPVCRYCLPPPESTRVIAAGVYAGSGQSSGVAWLAADKGFYMIQNIGVTNMAANLPAGAVATLYRVTAVGLRGHSRSVLESVYAKY; encoded by the coding sequence ATGAAAATAACCGAGGGCAGCCTGCATCAGGCGCAGAAGGGCATGGCCCTGGTGGTCAGCCTGATCTTCCTGTTGCTGCTGACCCTGATCGGCGTTTCGTCGATGCAAAATGCCACGCTGCAGGAAAAGATGGCCGGCAGCGTAAAGCTGCGCAACGAGTCATTCCAGATAGCCGAAGCGGCCTTGCGCGCGGGTGAGACCGCCGTGCAAAGCGCTGGCTTCAACCTGCCGGTGTGCCGTTATTGCCTGCCACCACCGGAGTCGACCAGGGTCATTGCGGCCGGAGTCTATGCCGGTAGCGGGCAAAGCTCGGGGGTAGCCTGGTTGGCGGCCGACAAGGGCTTCTACATGATCCAGAACATCGGCGTCACCAACATGGCGGCCAATCTTCCGGCAGGGGCGGTGGCGACCTTGTACCGCGTGACGGCGGTCGGTTTGCGCGGCCATTCAAGATCAGTGCTGGAGAGTGTGTATGCGAAATACTGA
- a CDS encoding PilW family protein: MRRRAGGFSLIEVMVALTLGLVVVLGITQIFITAKSTYLSQSASARLQEDARFALSKMIQEIRMVGMFGCLTTDAITYTEPAIAGEFANPIRFVRSADGGTQTLTLISADVGAAGGTPTWTIVTDCVTSARAYRGARVAGSGEIALPVRKLVYTVENNQLMLGAGSAKAVLVDNVDALEISFGVASLASDSAVSHYSSAPNNPATIRSVRLSLTLKDPEARVRNQTYNVVASLRNRLQ, encoded by the coding sequence ATGAGGCGAAGGGCTGGCGGTTTCAGTCTGATCGAAGTCATGGTCGCCCTGACCCTGGGGCTGGTCGTGGTGCTGGGCATTACCCAGATCTTCATCACGGCCAAGAGCACGTACCTGTCCCAGAGCGCGTCGGCACGGTTGCAGGAGGATGCCCGTTTCGCTCTGAGCAAGATGATCCAGGAAATTCGTATGGTGGGCATGTTTGGCTGCCTGACGACCGATGCCATCACCTACACCGAACCCGCGATTGCCGGCGAGTTCGCCAACCCCATTCGCTTTGTCCGCAGCGCCGATGGCGGCACCCAGACACTGACTCTGATCAGTGCCGATGTGGGGGCTGCGGGCGGGACACCGACCTGGACCATTGTCACCGACTGCGTGACGTCGGCCCGCGCCTACCGAGGCGCCCGGGTCGCGGGCAGTGGCGAGATCGCCCTGCCAGTGCGCAAGCTGGTCTACACCGTGGAGAACAATCAGTTGATGCTGGGCGCCGGCAGTGCCAAGGCTGTTTTGGTGGATAACGTCGACGCCCTGGAAATCTCCTTTGGTGTCGCCAGTCTTGCCTCTGACAGTGCGGTGAGCCATTACAGCAGTGCGCCGAACAACCCGGCGACAATCCGCAGCGTACGTCTGAGCCTGACATTGAAGGATCCCGAGGCACGGGTCAGGAACCAGACCTACAACGTGGTTGCGTCGCTGCGCAACCGACTCCAGTAG
- the ispH gene encoding 4-hydroxy-3-methylbut-2-enyl diphosphate reductase: protein MQIKLANPRGFCAGVDRAIEIVNRALEVFGPPIYVRHEVVHNKFVVEDLRARGAIFVEELDQVPDDVIVIFSAHGVSQAVRQEAAGRGLKVFDATCPLVTKVHIEVARYSRDGRECILIGHAGHPEVEGTMGQYDASNGGAIYLVEDEEDVANLQVNNPDSLAFVTQTTLSMDDTGRVIDALRARFPNIGGPRKDDICYATQNRQDAVKQLADECDVVLVVGSPNSSNSNRLRELAERMATPAYLIDGAEDLQRSWFDGVERIGITAGASAPEVLVRGVIQQLQAWGATGADELAGREENITFSMPKELRVRSLP from the coding sequence ATGCAAATCAAACTCGCCAACCCCCGTGGCTTCTGCGCAGGCGTGGACCGGGCAATCGAAATCGTCAACCGTGCACTGGAAGTCTTCGGCCCGCCGATCTACGTGCGCCATGAAGTGGTGCACAACAAATTCGTCGTCGAAGACCTGCGAGCCCGCGGTGCAATCTTCGTCGAAGAGCTGGATCAGGTGCCGGACGACGTTATCGTCATCTTCAGCGCCCACGGGGTTTCCCAGGCCGTGCGCCAGGAAGCTGCCGGTCGCGGCCTGAAAGTATTCGATGCAACCTGCCCGCTGGTGACCAAGGTGCATATCGAAGTGGCGCGCTACAGCCGCGATGGTCGCGAGTGCATCCTGATCGGTCATGCCGGGCACCCGGAAGTCGAAGGGACCATGGGGCAATACGACGCCAGCAATGGCGGCGCGATCTACCTGGTCGAAGACGAAGAAGACGTGGCCAATCTGCAGGTGAACAATCCGGATTCGCTGGCGTTCGTGACCCAGACCACCCTGTCGATGGATGACACCGGCCGGGTGATCGACGCCTTGCGGGCGCGCTTCCCGAACATCGGCGGGCCACGCAAGGACGACATCTGCTACGCCACGCAGAACCGGCAGGATGCGGTCAAGCAGCTGGCCGACGAATGCGATGTGGTGTTGGTGGTCGGCAGCCCGAACAGCTCCAACTCCAACCGCCTGCGCGAGCTGGCCGAGCGCATGGCGACCCCGGCCTACCTCATCGACGGTGCCGAAGACCTGCAGCGCAGCTGGTTCGACGGTGTCGAGCGAATCGGCATTACGGCGGGGGCCTCGGCCCCGGAAGTGCTGGTGCGCGGTGTGATCCAGCAATTGCAGGCGTGGGGCGCAACCGGCGCCGATGAGCTGGCCGGTCGCGAAGAGAACATCACTTTCTCCATGCCCAAAGAGCTACGCGTTCGCTCCCTGCCCTGA
- a CDS encoding type IV pilin protein produces MRLFSPAANKGFTLIELLIVVAVIGILAGIAYPGYTEYIKKARRTEVAGLLSETAQNLERHYSRAGQYADTETVITPVPAGNDYYALTVIREEQAFTLVAARKSGMLMASDKCGDFALTHTGARSNPNSSDVTSQSCWGR; encoded by the coding sequence ATGCGGTTATTTTCACCCGCGGCAAACAAGGGCTTTACGCTTATCGAGTTATTGATTGTCGTGGCAGTCATCGGCATTCTGGCGGGTATTGCTTACCCCGGTTATACCGAGTACATCAAAAAGGCGCGGCGCACGGAAGTGGCTGGCCTGCTGTCCGAAACTGCGCAGAATCTGGAGCGCCATTACTCGCGTGCCGGGCAATATGCTGATACGGAGACGGTCATCACGCCTGTGCCTGCAGGCAATGACTATTACGCTCTGACCGTCATACGTGAAGAACAGGCATTCACCCTGGTCGCCGCGCGTAAGAGTGGCATGCTGATGGCCAGCGATAAATGCGGTGACTTTGCACTCACCCATACCGGTGCGCGCAGCAACCCGAACAGCAGCGACGTCACCTCCCAAAGCTGTTGGGGGCGCTGA
- a CDS encoding GspH/FimT family pseudopilin: MRQRGMTLIQLLAVMALTTVLVQLATPSFAQMAASQQRQVAAEQLAMGLRAARSEAIVRHQTVVIHALDEDWSKGWRITADVSGQGHQDSDNPLLLERLESGRVTVVGNQPVRHFVRFSELGVPLQASGAFQAGTLHVCQANDAISHYQIVLSKTGRVSLRKDLNEQALCDRQGSGQGANA, translated from the coding sequence ATGCGACAACGAGGAATGACACTGATTCAACTTTTAGCGGTAATGGCGCTCACGACCGTGCTGGTGCAACTTGCCACACCGTCATTTGCGCAAATGGCGGCCAGTCAGCAGCGCCAGGTGGCCGCCGAGCAACTGGCCATGGGGCTACGGGCGGCGCGCAGTGAAGCGATCGTGCGTCACCAGACGGTCGTCATCCATGCGCTGGATGAGGACTGGAGCAAGGGTTGGCGCATCACCGCCGACGTCAGCGGGCAGGGCCATCAGGACAGCGACAACCCCTTGTTGCTCGAACGCCTGGAAAGCGGCCGGGTCACCGTTGTCGGCAACCAGCCGGTCAGGCATTTCGTGCGTTTCAGCGAGCTGGGCGTGCCGCTGCAGGCCAGCGGCGCCTTTCAGGCCGGTACGTTGCATGTCTGCCAGGCCAACGATGCGATCAGCCATTATCAGATCGTACTTTCCAAGACCGGCAGGGTCAGCCTGCGCAAGGACCTGAACGAACAAGCCCTTTGCGACCGACAGGGCTCAGGGCAGGGAGCGAACGCGTAG
- a CDS encoding peptidylprolyl isomerase, which produces MLAETRIGQNTEVTLHFALRLENGDTVDSTFDKAPATFKVGDGNLLPGFEAALFGFKAGDKRSLQILPENAFGQPNPQNVQIIPRSQFQEMELSPGLLVIFNDAANTELPGVVKAFDDGQVTIDFNHPLAGKTLTFDVEIIDVKAL; this is translated from the coding sequence TTGTTGGCCGAAACACGCATTGGCCAGAACACGGAAGTCACCTTGCATTTCGCTTTGCGCCTGGAGAACGGCGACACCGTCGACAGTACTTTCGACAAGGCGCCGGCCACCTTCAAGGTGGGTGATGGCAACCTGCTGCCAGGTTTCGAGGCTGCCCTGTTCGGCTTCAAGGCCGGCGACAAGCGCAGCCTGCAGATCCTGCCGGAAAACGCCTTTGGCCAGCCCAACCCGCAAAACGTGCAGATCATCCCGCGCAGCCAGTTCCAGGAAATGGAGCTTTCCCCAGGCTTGCTGGTGATTTTCAACGATGCGGCCAATACTGAGCTGCCAGGTGTGGTGAAGGCATTCGATGACGGGCAAGTGACCATCGACTTCAACCATCCGCTGGCCGGCAAGACGTTGACCTTCGATGTCGAGATCATCGACGTCAAGGCGCTGTAA
- a CDS encoding GspH/FimT family pseudopilin: protein MHPRCRAFSLIELLATVVLISTLAALIAPAFTGVIQRAKADTEMSDLMRVLKFAHLEAIDRGQSLRVMPSVAGGDWSSELKVVTIADPDTPLRVVPAMASDAVVNAPGVTAIDFNNLGGLAAPATAVAMTYVLGSVSRTFNVCINGRIVQGGRC, encoded by the coding sequence ATGCACCCACGCTGTAGAGCGTTTTCCCTGATTGAGTTGTTGGCGACCGTGGTGCTGATCTCGACTCTTGCAGCGCTGATTGCGCCGGCGTTTACCGGCGTTATCCAGCGCGCCAAGGCTGATACTGAAATGAGTGACCTGATGCGAGTGCTGAAATTTGCTCACCTGGAGGCCATTGACCGAGGGCAGAGCCTGCGAGTGATGCCAAGTGTTGCCGGGGGCGATTGGAGCAGCGAGTTGAAAGTCGTGACGATCGCCGACCCCGACACCCCATTGCGTGTAGTGCCGGCCATGGCCAGCGATGCGGTGGTGAACGCTCCAGGCGTCACCGCTATCGACTTCAATAACCTCGGCGGGCTGGCTGCACCGGCCACTGCAGTGGCCATGACCTATGTACTGGGCTCGGTCAGCCGTACCTTCAACGTCTGCATCAATGGCCGCATCGTGCAGGGAGGCCGTTGCTGA
- a CDS encoding PP0621 family protein gives MIRLLFWIALIAAAFWLWRKFKSPAASPRDNTLDSPLKMVRCAQCGVHLPKDRALPRGSQWYCSQAHLEQGPGDRQP, from the coding sequence ATGATTCGCCTACTGTTTTGGATCGCCCTGATTGCCGCCGCGTTCTGGTTATGGCGCAAGTTCAAGTCCCCTGCCGCCTCACCCCGGGACAATACCCTCGACAGCCCCCTGAAGATGGTGCGCTGCGCCCAATGCGGCGTTCACCTGCCCAAAGACCGGGCGTTGCCGCGAGGCAGCCAGTGGTATTGCAGCCAGGCCCACCTGGAACAAGGGCCCGGCGACCGTCAGCCTTAG